Proteins encoded together in one Pseudomonadota bacterium window:
- a CDS encoding helix-turn-helix transcriptional regulator, which produces MKNRLKVLRAERNWSQAELAQHLDVSRQAVNAIETGKYDPSLPLAFRIARLFGQAIEEIFDDGVQPG; this is translated from the coding sequence ATGAAGAACCGGCTCAAGGTCTTGCGCGCCGAGCGCAACTGGAGTCAGGCAGAGCTGGCCCAGCATCTCGATGTCTCTCGACAGGCGGTCAACGCTATCGAGACCGGCAAATATGATCCGTCACTACCACTCGCTTTTCGCATTGCGCGGCTGTTTGGCCAGGCAATAGAAGAAATTTTCGATGACGGCGTTCAACCCGGATAA
- a CDS encoding TraB/GumN family protein has product MPAIHRLITKIAAMTLAVALFQTPLVQAQVKNGPDQTQQGSEFTLKGQGDTSVDSPGDGDSSASRTAFADKARLALALRQDYEPNPAIWRLSDDDTTIYLFGTIHILPEGFKWRSSKLDAIIEEADELVMETSEDEDDLDAMMMEMIGTIFNATAERGPLSSLVDAENRPKLEMLAEQIGMPKDFIDIMPVWLLGFFSFYDGAADFGSVDEYGVETVLGKIFKSSNKPISAIEDGNAVMAAMSAIDETAMIAELNTALSKWDGKGPLFGTPETNPSLADPIAYFADDHGWAQGKTSAMASGLSREELGDAFYDVLLVDRNRAWAEWLDDRLDAPGTVLVAVGAGHLAGPDSVQVMLRKRGLETERIR; this is encoded by the coding sequence ATGCCGGCCATTCATCGTCTGATCACCAAAATCGCGGCCATGACGCTGGCTGTAGCACTGTTCCAGACGCCGCTTGTTCAGGCACAGGTGAAAAACGGCCCCGACCAGACGCAGCAGGGCAGCGAATTTACGCTCAAGGGTCAAGGCGACACTTCCGTTGACAGCCCGGGTGATGGCGACAGCAGCGCTTCGCGGACAGCATTTGCCGACAAGGCACGGTTGGCACTGGCGCTGCGTCAGGATTATGAACCCAATCCCGCAATCTGGCGCCTCTCCGATGACGACACCACCATCTATCTGTTCGGCACCATCCATATCCTGCCAGAGGGTTTCAAATGGCGCTCCAGCAAACTCGACGCGATTATCGAGGAAGCTGATGAACTGGTAATGGAGACCAGCGAGGATGAGGACGATCTCGACGCAATGATGATGGAAATGATCGGTACCATCTTCAACGCCACTGCCGAGCGCGGCCCGCTGAGCAGCCTTGTCGACGCCGAAAACAGACCCAAGCTGGAAATGCTGGCAGAGCAGATCGGCATGCCGAAAGACTTTATCGACATCATGCCGGTCTGGTTGCTCGGCTTTTTCAGCTTTTACGATGGTGCCGCCGATTTTGGCTCGGTCGATGAATATGGCGTTGAGACAGTTCTCGGCAAAATCTTCAAGAGCAGCAACAAGCCGATCAGCGCGATCGAGGACGGCAATGCGGTGATGGCGGCGATGAGCGCCATCGACGAAACTGCCATGATCGCCGAACTCAATACCGCGCTGAGCAAATGGGACGGCAAAGGCCCGTTATTCGGAACGCCTGAGACCAATCCGTCGCTGGCCGACCCGATTGCCTATTTCGCAGACGATCATGGCTGGGCTCAGGGCAAGACCAGCGCCATGGCATCGGGGCTGTCGCGCGAGGAACTGGGTGACGCCTTTTACGATGTGCTGCTGGTTGATCGCAATCGTGCCTGGGCTGAATGGCTCGACGACCGGCTCGATGCACCAGGGACAGTTCTGGTCGCAGTCGGTGCGGGCCATCTTGCCGGCCCCGATTCGGTGCAGGTGATGTTGCGCAAGCGCGGTCTGGAAACCGAGCGCATCCGCTAG
- a CDS encoding glycine--tRNA ligase subunit alpha, whose protein sequence is MADPTPLSFQEIILTLHAFWARQGCVILQPYDMEMGAGTFHPATTLRALGPEPWNAAFVQPCRRPTDGRYGENPNRLQHYYQYQVILKPSPSDIQQLYLDSLTAIGIDPLLHDIRFVEDDWESPTLGAWGLGWEVWCDGMEVTQFTYFQQMGGYDCKPVAGELTYGLERLAMYIQGVDSVYDLTFNDATAEHKPTSYGDVFLENERQMSTWNFEVAETEALFDLFKKATAECENCLEKQLPLPAYEQAIKASHIFNLLQARGVISVAERQAYMGRVRDLARGSCEAHMAKEKDRWAEQYPGWSV, encoded by the coding sequence GTGGCCGACCCTACGCCGCTCAGCTTTCAGGAAATCATTCTCACCCTGCACGCCTTTTGGGCCAGGCAGGGCTGCGTCATCCTGCAGCCCTATGACATGGAGATGGGGGCGGGTACCTTTCACCCGGCGACGACTTTGCGCGCGCTGGGGCCTGAGCCCTGGAATGCCGCCTTTGTGCAACCCTGTCGCCGCCCGACCGATGGCCGCTATGGCGAGAACCCCAATCGCTTGCAGCATTACTATCAATATCAGGTGATATTGAAGCCATCGCCAAGCGATATCCAGCAGCTTTATCTCGATAGCCTTACCGCCATCGGTATTGATCCGCTGCTGCATGATATCCGCTTTGTCGAGGATGACTGGGAAAGCCCCACACTCGGCGCTTGGGGACTGGGCTGGGAAGTCTGGTGCGACGGCATGGAGGTGACGCAATTCACCTATTTCCAGCAAATGGGCGGCTATGACTGCAAGCCGGTGGCGGGCGAGCTCACATACGGCCTCGAACGGCTGGCGATGTATATTCAGGGGGTCGACAGCGTCTATGACCTGACCTTCAACGACGCCACCGCCGAGCATAAGCCCACCAGCTATGGCGATGTCTTCCTCGAAAACGAACGCCAGATGAGCACTTGGAATTTCGAAGTGGCGGAGACAGAGGCGCTGTTTGATCTGTTCAAAAAAGCCACGGCGGAATGCGAAAATTGCTTGGAGAAACAGCTGCCACTTCCGGCCTATGAGCAAGCGATCAAAGCCAGCCATATCTTCAACCTGTTGCAGGCTCGGGGCGTGATCTCGGTCGCCGAACGCCAGGCCTATATGGGCCGCGTCCGCGATCTCGCACGGGGCTCATGCGAGGCGCATATGGCCAAGGAGAAGGACCGCTGGGCCGAGCAATATCCGGGGTGGTCGGTGTGA
- a CDS encoding endonuclease domain-containing protein, translating to MRKEMTLPEIKLWQALRGKKLGVKFRRQYPIGPYVADFFCNEKKLVIEVDGQVHGMGEKPESDAARDNYMKEQGYTVLRFAAETILSDFEAVIIAIAAQVDGPLHQPSPRLRPVPLPASGEDI from the coding sequence CTGCGAAAAGAAATGACTCTGCCCGAAATTAAGCTCTGGCAAGCATTGCGTGGCAAGAAACTTGGCGTGAAATTTCGTCGGCAATACCCCATTGGTCCCTATGTCGCGGATTTTTTCTGCAACGAGAAGAAACTGGTTATCGAGGTGGATGGGCAAGTGCATGGCATGGGCGAAAAGCCTGAAAGCGATGCGGCCAGAGATAACTATATGAAAGAACAGGGCTATACTGTTTTGCGCTTCGCTGCGGAGACCATTCTTTCTGATTTCGAGGCGGTGATTATCGCTATTGCTGCGCAAGTGGATGGCCCCCTCCACCAGCCTTCGCCAAGGCTACGGCCGGTCCCCCTCCCCGCAAGCGGGGAGGATATATAA
- a CDS encoding glycine--tRNA ligase subunit beta, which produces MTDFLLELLSEEIPARMQGKARADLERLFTAQLDEAGLKAESITTWSTPRRLALIARGLPDETEAVHDEVKGPPEGAPDQAVDGFCRKNSVTRDQLEVREVKGRATYFAVINTPGRATSDVLAEAIPAIIRAFPWPKSMRWGKASISTESLRWVRPLQGIIALFGGDVVECEVDGIKADRVTVGHRFHYGAPATRLVEDMADMIPLERIAASSSAHSDVPLITINSADDYADSLRGGHVIVDHEERQNIIREGAAKAAADAGLVLVEDEGLVIENAGLTEWPVPLLGRYDEAFLDVPEEVIQLTARVNQKYFICRAPLPLAGGGGGGPATADEPSPNPSRRREGDLAPAFVCTANINASDGGKAVVAGNEKVLAARLADAKFFWELDQKTPLEAHAEKLNNIVFHEKLGTVADKVERVAKLARWLCEEGIIPPRDGEVAGAVAPANAADGRGSPSGTAQVDTPLHRASAVPLPASGEELADLAEQAARLCKADLVTEMVGEFPELQGLMGGYYAEKEGLDPQVATAIRDHYKPVGQGDEVPTAPVTVAVSLADKLDTLVGFFAIDEKPTGSKDPFALRRAALAIISLFMNNGYRASLNVIFKTVFKDLEFQIKTEMSLLGRQSMNQKLADDTVEEIAANQRAETAGEWVLPEPVSVEVVRKDLSQLNERLDLLSRTWSQLDELASLADISAFIVDRLKVQQREAGVRHDLIDAVFALGGEDDLVRLLARVKALQGFVETEDGANLLAGYKRAANILKKEETPSPQRGEGRGERPKPEGAEHPHPTLSLKGEGFRDLPYTPEPSEAALITALTEAKPAAAAAVEEERFEDAMTALASLRAPIDAFFDDVTVNDPDADKRAARLALLADIRNTIHTVADFSKIEG; this is translated from the coding sequence ATGACCGATTTCCTCCTCGAATTGCTCTCCGAAGAAATCCCGGCGCGGATGCAGGGCAAGGCGCGGGCCGATCTGGAGCGGCTGTTTACCGCGCAACTGGACGAGGCCGGGCTCAAGGCCGAGAGCATTACCACCTGGTCCACCCCGCGGCGGCTGGCGTTGATTGCGCGCGGCTTGCCGGATGAGACCGAGGCGGTACATGATGAGGTCAAAGGTCCACCCGAAGGCGCGCCGGATCAGGCGGTGGATGGTTTCTGCCGCAAGAACAGTGTCACCCGTGACCAGCTGGAAGTGCGCGAAGTTAAAGGGCGGGCGACCTATTTCGCCGTGATCAACACCCCGGGCCGTGCCACCAGCGATGTGCTGGCCGAAGCAATCCCCGCGATTATCCGCGCCTTCCCATGGCCGAAATCAATGCGCTGGGGCAAAGCCAGCATCAGCACCGAAAGCCTGCGCTGGGTGCGGCCTTTGCAGGGCATTATCGCATTGTTCGGCGGCGATGTCGTGGAATGCGAAGTGGATGGCATCAAAGCCGACCGCGTCACCGTCGGCCACCGCTTCCACTATGGCGCGCCTGCGACGCGCCTGGTCGAAGACATGGCGGATATGATCCCGCTGGAACGCATCGCCGCCAGCAGTTCAGCGCATAGCGATGTGCCGCTGATCACCATCAACAGCGCCGATGATTATGCCGACAGCCTGCGCGGCGGGCATGTGATTGTCGATCATGAAGAGCGGCAGAACATCATCCGCGAGGGCGCAGCCAAAGCTGCCGCAGATGCCGGTCTGGTGCTGGTCGAGGATGAGGGACTGGTGATCGAGAATGCCGGCCTCACCGAATGGCCGGTGCCGCTGCTCGGGCGCTATGACGAGGCGTTTCTCGATGTTCCCGAAGAGGTGATCCAGCTGACGGCGCGGGTGAACCAGAAATATTTTATCTGCCGCGCCCCCCTCCCGCTTGCGGGAGGGGGCGGGGGAGGGCCTGCAACGGCTGACGAACCCTCCCCTAACCCCTCCCGCAGGCGAGAGGGGGACTTGGCCCCGGCCTTTGTCTGCACCGCTAATATTAACGCCAGCGATGGCGGCAAGGCGGTGGTCGCGGGCAATGAAAAGGTGCTCGCCGCGCGGCTCGCCGATGCGAAATTCTTTTGGGAGTTGGACCAGAAAACGCCGCTGGAGGCTCATGCCGAGAAACTGAACAATATCGTCTTTCACGAAAAGCTGGGCACCGTCGCCGACAAGGTGGAGCGCGTCGCCAAGCTGGCGCGGTGGTTGTGTGAGGAGGGGATAATTCCTCCCCGGGACGGGGAGGTGGCAGGCGCCGTAGCGCCAGCGAACGCGGCTGACGGAAGGGGTTCTCCATCGGGCACAGCGCAAGTGGATACCCCCCTCCACCGCGCAAGCGCGGTCCCCCTCCCCGCAAGCGGGGAGGAACTCGCTGACCTCGCCGAACAGGCGGCCAGGCTGTGCAAGGCTGATCTGGTGACCGAGATGGTCGGTGAATTCCCCGAATTACAGGGCCTTATGGGCGGCTATTATGCCGAGAAAGAAGGTCTCGACCCGCAAGTCGCCACCGCCATCCGCGACCATTACAAGCCGGTGGGGCAGGGCGATGAGGTGCCGACTGCGCCGGTGACGGTGGCGGTGAGTTTGGCGGATAAGCTGGATACGCTGGTTGGGTTTTTTGCGATTGATGAAAAACCTACGGGGTCCAAGGATCCGTTTGCGCTCAGAAGGGCAGCGCTGGCGATCATTTCTTTATTTATGAACAATGGGTATCGCGCCTCACTCAACGTAATTTTTAAGACCGTTTTTAAAGATCTAGAATTTCAGATTAAAACAGAAATGAGTCTTTTGGGGCGTCAATCGATGAACCAAAAACTCGCAGATGATACTGTTGAAGAAATTGCGGCTAATCAAAGAGCAGAGACTGCAGGCGAATGGGTTCTCCCTGAACCAGTTTCAGTAGAAGTTGTTCGTAAAGACCTATCGCAGCTCAATGAAAGGCTTGATTTGCTAAGTCGAACTTGGTCTCAATTGGACGAATTAGCATCTTTGGCAGACATATCTGCTTTCATCGTTGATCGCCTCAAAGTGCAACAGCGCGAGGCAGGCGTTCGTCACGACCTCATCGATGCAGTGTTCGCGCTGGGCGGCGAGGATGATCTGGTCCGTCTGCTGGCCCGAGTGAAGGCGTTGCAGGGCTTTGTCGAAACCGAGGACGGCGCCAATTTACTCGCGGGCTATAAGCGCGCGGCGAACATACTAAAGAAAGAGGAAACTCCCTCTCCCCAGCGGGGAGAGGGTCGGGGTGAGCGTCCCAAGCCAGAAGGTGCAGAACACCCTCACCCAACCCTCTCCCTTAAGGGAGAGGGCTTTAGGGACTTGCCCTATACGCCCGAACCCTCCGAAGCCGCGCTTATTACCGCATTGAC